The DNA window ATCACTATAAATAGCGAAAATCCAATCAATTCTCCAATGCTACGACCTATACCTTCATGGTAGATACAGCGAAGTGTACCTTTACCTTGTCAAGATATTCACTTATTTTGTAAACTCACAGTTCTGGATATCTGGTAAGCTTTCGTTTACTATGTAATTGAAATATCTATTGATGTTCTTTGCtaattacttttaattcattttattcaaatgttCTAAATTGCCGTGCGATGTTGCGTATGAATTGTGTAATTGTTTGACTGTTTGCATGTTGGTGAGTGTGGGTTGGAGTATACTTACAGGTTTTACTCTCATATATATGAccctcaaaatgaaaaaaaaaaccacaatgtAGCTGAAGTCATTACCAGAGATTCGGTGTCATTTATTTACAGGACCCTGTGGCATATTAAAAAAAGAGTATGAGAAATTTGGttgttttctctttattttctttcaaatcatgaaaaattcaGTATTATCCTATTCCTCGTGCTGTTTTGTGAACATTGAGATTCACGTAGAAAATGAATAGCGAGGTTTAATCCATTGCTTTTATTGAAAGTCAACTGTTGAGGACCCAGAATACAAAAAGTTTATTCCTTGAAATGTAATTCTCTGAGTTTCAGAAAGACACGTAATATGATGCTATTTTTTTGGTCAGTACTATGATATCATCTGAATATTcgttttgcaatgttttgtctTTGCGGATTCTAACGAACAAATCTgggttattatttatttatacaccttgaaatagtttgtGTGCCTTTTGTCCACGACGAAAGGTCTTAAAAAAACTTTCATGCGCGGCATTTAATTTACATCCCGTTCCTGAATTAGGAGTAATTAACTAAATTATTATCCCATCAACAAAGTGTATACTAGTATCTTTGATACAAAATTGAACACAAAAACGTAATCATAACGTTCAAAACACGTTTATCACTAAGTGGTACATTTTGTCTAGAATTcaaacacaacaacaaaaatatcatCAGATTTTTCAATGCTTCGTTTATTTATTCACGACAGTATTACATCATTTGTCTACACTCtaaaaacaattacaaaacGTCACATTTAATGCTTCAAGTCATTTATATAGAAAGGAAACATTAAATTCAGGAGAGTTTTGCTTAAATATATGAACGCCCACagaaacaaaacacaaacaaccaaaaaaaaaaaagaaaagagaacATATATATTATGTCATATGCACGTATAGAAGAAGGTAATGTTTCAAATAGATACCTACTTCCTTCATGGTTTCATCTAATGAATGATAGATCTCAACTCTGTTTTTCCTTGTTTAATagaatggaaaaaaatacatacatgttaaaatccaaacaaaacatgtacatacatgtttttccttcttcatttagattaatcaaaatgtattcatatttaaattaaaacgctgaataatatataaatatataacactgtgccggataattatgccagtgccaaggtggcatttttgcacccgcttaagatgcagtttcggaaaaatcaatttataccaaatgatagaccattgtctagagagtatataaccacttttgtttttagtgtatttcacctgaaaggtaatatatttacctttaaaaattaatatcccataggaaaatgataattcccataggagaattgattctcctacaggaaatattgacaatcctataggaatttttaaaagtcctatagaaattatatttcctgtaggagaatggtatttcctgtaggagttTGATTaagacatgtagttttccttaGTGCATTAttataattcctataggaagttcttgtatcccgataggaaatttcaaattacctataggaatattgtttttcctgtgggaaaaattattttcaaataaaaatttctttttgaaaggtaaatatctcacctgacaggtgagatacaatgataacaaaggtggttgttaactctgTAAGCAtaggtctatcatatggcatatttgaatttttcgatatatgcagcttagacgggtgcaaaaatgccaacttggcactggcataattatccggcacagtattatatataatataataatatagaaatatatccTGTTTAGACTATCAATATATGCGTATTTCAGTATTAAATGTTGCGCCGGaacaattattttgtaaatacgGATGTGTTATAAAAAGCGGAACTTAAATTGAAACggaaaatataatatcaatttaataacTTAAGAAATGTATATACAGGACCAGAAACGATCTCCTTAATATGAGTTGTTAATAAATTAACTTGTATAAAGAAAAGTTATCTATACAAATTGCTTAAGCATTCCATTTGGTcacttaattataaaaaaagagcAAATCATTATAAAGCGATAAAATATGAACAATGAAATTAACTTTAACTTATTAGTTTCCCCTTATGCAATAGCATTGTAACCTAACATCGTAACGAAGTTTGTTAAACCTTTATATCTGTCAAAGTTTAAATTGTTAAgattttaaactaaataacAAAAGTTTATGGACATACGAGattttcctcaattttagatgatttttctttaaagattatttactatttatttgcatttaaactaGTCAATGCCAAAAATTCAGATTACATTACCAGGTTAATTTTGAACTTAGAATATTTTGGATTTTCCATATAATAGCTTGTAAAATGCAATTGAGTGCTTATAAAAGttcaaaatacatattttatattaaaactaattatctaaatagaaaaatatcatataaatataattgcGGAATTACGTAGTGAAAACCtttaaggccctgtcacaccaagctgcgtccccacggcgtgttcacggcgttgtaaaattcatggaatcgccgtagggtcgcaaggaaaattaagaaaaaaatgtaccgttttacggcgaccgaggcgttcttacggagctcccacggcgtgtaactgcgtttccacggagtttacttggcgattaactgcgctctcgctgagtCTCCGCTGCGCGCTCATGGCGTGCTAGGAGATTTTAaccgcgcgtccacggcgtgctctgcgcgctTACTGAGTGCACAAGACGTTCTCTACTTCTTGGtaggttaatattaatttgtacaattgtatgggaaacaaacaagaatttacaactagtaaacaaatgattaaaaaattttgattttatgaaaaggtacattgtaatattaaaacatagtTATTTCTTaacaatttgtgaaggactaggATAAAACTTTCAGTAGTCATGTCTACAAAAACAATCCGTTATTAGTTgtcagaaaacatagaaaagatttgaaaacatccgaaccaaatggcatgaatttCATCTATGTCCATTGATAggtcttggaatattagcaaattctactttttacatagtcatctacatccagtttgataattattacatcgcttgctattgtacaacagccattTTTCGAGTTTTCGTGGCCTTGATGACAACACAGTAGAAACGCCGTGGGACCGCggtataaacgcagaagaaacgtcacgagagcgcgatgaacgcagcaacagctctttggggtcgctgtgtgaacgcagccaaaTGGAAAGCAACTTGTTCAAATGTTGtggatgcgcagtgagagcgTGATAGAGACGCAGTGGgatcccaaaggactccgtGAGATCTctgtgcaagcgcaattgacttatcactgcgtctacactgcgattagctgcgttccttgagcgcgccgacggagctctcgtggagctgttggagatcttacggcgctgtcacggcgacctcactacgcttcttcggcgtgtttatcagaacgccgagccacggcgcgtactttgtgtatgttcaaagtgcgcgccgtcgcatggcgttcttcAATGTTCAAGGCGTTCCCACCGCGATGGACGAAGATGCCGTGGCGTTCCTACGGCGCTCTAGGAGACTCTACGgcgtttaccttggcgttttacattatttaaggacgcagcgggatcgccgtgaggtaagatcatttttaaagaatgatggaagataggtcgcgtctgaccttaaggtTTTAGATACGATAAACACCCAACCACTTTAAAATCTCCAAGAGTTTTGAAACAAGTACGTTTAAATTACAAAGTAAACGACTGTTAAAtaacatacacatgtactatGTATTATTGTAAAGACTGATTAAAACGGGATACCCTACAACCAAAACTTTCATCTTTCGACGTCTTTAAATACCATTTGTTCATAAAAACGGTGTATCTAGTAcaagttgttttatttgattttgatattgaCAACCATTGCCTTGATGCTTGATCTTTGCCCGTATCAGAACATTAGAGTGAGTTTTAGAAATGTATCTTTGTTCACTTTTGCCTATGCAGTTGTACAAGACAACATGCCTACCAAGTGATGCAAATAGAGAGCTGTTAATATTGTTTGGTTTAATTTTACGCATTTATTCTGCTAAAGTTAAGGACTAGATTTACTGTGTTTTAATACCGGTGAATTGGATGAGAATTGTCAATTGtttcatacacatgtatattataaacaTTGTACCACAAGGGGTTGGGTGTAGTTAGAGTCATAACAAGAAATACTGTTTttctcatttaaaattaaacaaatagtgcaaataaacattcaaaacaTAAATCAATCTCTTCACGCCcatctttttctaaaattctCTTGGCAGTTTAAAAAATGTCGAACTATGACGAAGTGCGTTCaagaataaatgaatgaatacaCTGTATACGCTCAAATATTACTATTTTAAAGCACATGAAAAGAATATCCGGAATGGGTTGGGGTTGTGAATGAAGACCTTTCAACCCAGGGGACAATCTTTTCCATGGTCTTCGCCCATAAAATCTTATGAAAATAATCTTTTGGAGAGGAAGGGCTGATTCTTAATCAACGACAAGTCGTAGAAATTATCAAGTAACCCAAACCAGACCTAAAGATTATGGAACGTTCAAGTATTATGCTTCGTGCTAAAAACTCCTACTTCATTATTCAAAAATTATACTCAAACTAAAAAGACATCTATGCCGAAATGTGAAATCATGAGAACAATTATGAAGTATTTGGAGCATGGTAATTTATATTCAAACATGTTTATAATTTCTATGCCAGATCCATCTGAATTTTTATCAGCCCCTCTGGCCTCGACTTCCAGTATGTGGTGGATAGTGTTTATTGGACTGTTTTTATTGGCGGACCTTGGATCAggttaatattttaacaattttgtttcatttataacGTTTTGTCCAGTAATGGATAATTTGTGTAACATTATAATGGACCTAAAACGTCCAtcctaatttttttcattgattttaagcATACATGTGACACACGCAATTAGTACTGGGCGCTGCCATTACTGTGACAACTCAAAATGGAGCAATTTGATTCGATGCCCAGAAAACTTGAAGCTCGTTTTACAAGCAAATTTTTCTTATATCTCAAAAGTTTCTTTTAATGGTTCATATGGTCAAATGAAGACAGTGATCACTGCAGGATTAGTGGgttacgtattttttttttgcaatgatccTACCTTCCTACCTTGTATGGAACACCTAAGAAAGAATTTTACTGCTCATGTTATCATATTTTCATCTCCTTCAATATTGCATAGAAAATGATTAAAGATGTGTAGATCATGGCTGTTGTCGATCAGTAGTTAACAAAAAGGAACACTCAATTCATTTATACTACTTCACTACAACTACAGTATCGGGGGCTCGTTTCATAAAACGGCCTAAATTTTGGGCCTAACTTTAGTCTAGTCCGAGGACTTACACCGAAGCTTAGTCGGACGTATTTTGCATTTCATAAAGCGGCGTAACTAGAGGCGTAAAGTTTAGACTATAGCTTTAGTTTAAGTCCTTGACAACGCAGCACTGCGTATGCATAAGATTGTTTCTATTACTCTATTATGTAAAGGTGTATGTAGCATGTGAAAATATGATCAATTTTAGAGGAACTAGTAatagtaataatttttatttaaagatatttaagaTTTGATAAATTCTTGTTTCAAACAaaggttaaaattttaaaataatattcctTTTCCTTCAATAATTTACCAAGATAAAAAACacataatatcaaaattaaattatacaaatagATAAAACATTAAACGGAAACAAAAAAATGGTGAAGTATATGATTTTTTGGAATACCAGCGCAAGGAGTATTACTTAGTGTCAAAACACATGGAAATCTTAAATGATTTATccgtacaatacatgtataattttaatttaaagcgGGCCCTTACTcggcatttttttttgttgaagtACATGACTTGTGTAATGTGctcaatatttatcaatatatcatttgaAGTAATTAGGTAGTCCAAAATATAtgtgttattttatttcttttatcatattaaaaattttgaatttactgggtcgGTGTAAATTTACATGTTGTCTTATTGATGTTAACATCCAATTTTCTGAAACCTGCCCCGGGGGTCCATGAAGTCCATGCTGTCAGTCTAACAAATTTCTGACTGATCACGAATTAAACCACATATAGTTCAAAAATAAGACAGGGATCAACCATGTAAccactataaaaaaaacaagtgtTTGAATGAACGTTGTCATTAAAGAACTGAACTCTGTTAAATACTTACATCAACTAAGTAtcatttcctctatttcttacggattACAGCTCTATAGAAACTACCGGGCCTGAGAGTTGAACCGAATTTTATTATCCACATCATAACCGACAGGTATCCAAACTAAGACTTCTAGTGTTATGACATTTTgcttttttcttatatattttctcaTCCTCAACCATGCCGTGTTTCTGTTAGGGGCTCGGCTTGGAATACATGGCACCAATTTCACATATGATGGAAACAGGGTGTTCCTTGCTGGGATTAACAAAGCCTGGGAGCATTATGCCTATGACTTCGGCAACGGACAATATAATGGCGTCAAGGCCAGATACGAGCACGTGTTCCAACAACTACAGGCCGCTGGAGCCAATTCCATCCGTGAGATTTCACTAAAAAATCATTCataattatttgtgaaatacatgtatctacactACTTATAAATCTTGATCCGATATGCTATTATTTCTTATATTATAAAGGAATTTGGATTCATATAGAAGGAGAATCCTCACCTAAATTTGACAGCAATGGTCACGTGACAGGGACTGACAATGGCGGTACTTTGATCAATGATATGAGGGATATGCTTAGAGCCGCCCAGCAACacaatatatttgtatttccAACGTTGTGGAATGGGGCTctcaaccaaaattatcactaTCGTCTAAACGGTTTGATTCAGGTAAaatcaaactatttaaaattGCTTCTACAAATACTAATTTAACATATTTGGTAAATTATATTAAGGCCAACAATACTTATGAGTTTACATTACATAAAGATTACAAATAAcgaaatataattttaagtatTGATGGCCTTTATATAACTGAAAAATTCTTAAGAAAAATAGTTAGCAATTACTATTTTTTACAACGTAAAGTATGagtagaaaatatatttttcgaTATGTCCTCTCCTATTAATAGAGTCCCAAAActggttttaaaaaacaatgtcgtaagaaaattataaatgtacTTCTTTACAACAGGACACCAGTAAACTGAATTCTTACATTGACCGCGCCCTGAAGCCCATGGTACTCGCTCTGAAAGACATGCCGTCTCTCGGGGGCTGGGATCTGATGAATGAGCCGGAGGGAGAACTCATCCCCAACCTGACCAGCACTGACCCCTGCCTTGACACCCGCCATCTCCTCAACTCAGGGGCGGGTTGGGCAGGCAAACTTTACACGCCGCAGGAACTGCTAAGGCAATgatttctaaaaacaaaataattgtcTGTTTAGTGCTTTAAACATCTTATATGTCATTAAGGGAGAAAATAGGTTTCAAATTGAGACTTTTGGTCCAAGACAAAAGACGGTGGTTTATAGTAGTGACCACTACTTAGTAATGGAAAAGTAAATTGCTTTACACAGGTCGATGCCGAGCGTTTCAATAAAAGCAAATCAGTTGTGTCATGGAAATTTAAAACCGCAGAGCATTTGGTCTATCTGGTCTTTTGATCTGACTCTTTTTATGCCTTTTCGAAACTTTATATGCAGACATTATTTACACTTTACATTTATAAGACAGACACTGTAAATGTCAAAGTCAAACGTTTGTGTCAGTAAAGGCTCAATGGCAGTcttaaatatcaaaaattaaattaatagtctactattttaaaaaaaaaaccccagattCGAGACCACTCTCAGTTTCAATCAATATTGGAAAGAACTTGAAtcgtatctacatgtattttatagaatttatatcaaaaatattttacttctaGAAGTTTAAGGAATAGCCACCCTTGTTCTGCGTTGACTACAATAATGTTTAATACATAGTCTTTTCCATCAAGGTTCTTCAACTGGCAAGCGGCTGCCATTAAAGAGGTTGATCCCCATGCTTTAGTTACAGTGGGAGCTTGGAACGGGAAGGTCAACACGGATAACTTTGGTTTCCATAACATGTACAAAGATAGCTGTCTGGTGAAGGCAGGAGGAAAGGCACTTGTAAGTTGTAAGGAAACGCTTAATgctgtataaaaaagaaataagctACAGTTACAATGAACAAAAGAGGATTTTAATCTAAGTGAGATCTCAAGATTCACAAGTTTTGAGTTTGGAAGATGGCGAGTAGCAATTTTCCTTTTGAGAAGTTTTTACTGCTTACTACTAACGTATGCttgtctctttttttttcagggcACTTTCTCCTTTTATCAGATTCACTCTTACGCCTATAACGGATATTTCGGAACCGAATCTCCctttatggtaaaatattttaaaagaatgtgtGATTGAGTTCAGAGTATCCAATGATTTTAATTCGATGGtcgtaaattatttttatcagcATTGAATCTCGTTTTCTCTATTGTCATTATCATCATTTTCCTGGTATATGAACACCTCAAAAACTTTTCTTACGATTATTTGAGTAGTAACATTTCTTTGATTCAAGTAGATTGttccaatttaattgtttttaacttTAAGCACAACTTTAGCGCCTTTGGTCTCAACAAGCCGTTGGTTATCGGAGAGTTCCGGGAGAAGAATGGCGCCGGAATGACCATCGATCAGCTTTATGACCACGCCTATAATGGCGGATATGCCGGCGGGTGGGGCTGGTCAGAGACAGACGGGAACATGGATAACATGCTGCAGGGTTTGAACCACATCAGGAACTACAGCGGGGCCCACGGCACCATCCACGTACAGATACATTACAACGGGACCTTTAACGAGgtcactgattttttttaatgtttattaacTTATACTAAAAGTTTTCTTCAGTTTTCTTCAGTTTGACTATTTCTTATAATGAACTCTTTAGCTGATTCATGTTAGGTTCATTTAAATGGCAGTTTATATCGTTAAGAAAAGTATTTAAATACTTActtttgtagtacatgtataaactggAATAAATGCAtcaaacattgcaaaaaaaatcacaatccGCGTTAGCGAGTTGTATCAAATTTACCAATGAACGTATTTTCATAGCCTGTATAAATGAAGCATTGCATATAATATTGTCACTAAACATATATTTCTCTCTTGATATCTCTTCAATTATACAGACAAAGTGAGTAAAATTATTGTTATTGACAATCAGTACAACAGCCAATACTTTTCAATatggattatattttaaaacatttatggaTGTTCATTCGATCATGTAGGCCATACTCTCAACTTGCTGTCAAATAAAACTTGGGTGGGATTTCATGTGtgtttaagatcaattctatgtaagaatcaaaattcggtggccacgcatagtcacggattttcttcatacctgacaatttgatagactttggtgagtaaaaaagcctaacaccatttgtttgttgctatgtggtcccgttgccatggtaaccgagggtaaagatataaatggcattttaatgctcatttgagaacatattgtgagtaatATGCAGAACTTGGGGTTTCAAGGgtagaatatattatttaaaaaagttgTCATTCTTCaaaagaatgaaaacaattCGTGGAGAAACGCATGATTTTAGAgcgtttccatggttactaaacagaaattttaaaatctattttcttcatttaatttgattaaaaagtGCAAATCTCGGATATTACGGTAAGCACTATTTTGATTGTGCAATTTAAAATACAGATATGAAAAATGAGAACTattgctatggtaacaagctgAAAAAATCagaataaggaaaattataatatttttaggcaTCTTTGAATGgatattattcatttataatgaataagtatataaaatcaaaagaaaaaaaaagtaagtcCTTGACTTTAATGACACTTgataaaaatctgaaattttctaaaaataattgccgttgctatggacttttcGAAAAGTAAGTatttctgtgtgattttttacacaacttaattttccatagcaacaacacatctctgttgcataacaaagcGTTTTGCGGTATATAATgaaagtttatatatatttttacaaattccaactaaaacaattgcaaaaattctaaaatctggaattaaagcatatcaaaataatcttaaatttctcagtttttcctatttttaggccttgttgccatagcaacggatgtcaattttcataataaaatatatatagcaTGGGCAATGatatgaatgtaaatattgaacagtttcccatttttgcttattaaaaaaccgcagaaaactgatttcaaaaattcgcaactgtttccatggtaacatttaaaaagtattggtttctccatcaattttatgatataatttaataattgaaaataggagAAAGGCTGTTTTGtgtctttgatagtttacattagtgggcaaaaccttctaatatggcttcaaagtaggtaagttttgctatttttccaTCTTGAGCATCGATTACTATGGCAACGGTTACCCCTAGCAACCAACTTTTAGTCGGTTTTTACGTTTTACACCTAGGTGTGtccatatattaaatataaggaaaattggtgactatgcgtggccagacccttttataaatctttggttcttacatagaattgattttaatttcttcttcatTTAATTCGCATGCCACCATGAATCTGGTCTATTGTCGCGAATGACCCATGGGGAAACACCTCCCATCAATATATTACAGTTCATTAAAGTCTTTTTGGCACTATATGCAATTAAAACTTAGGAATCTAACTCATATTTATAGATCTGACGCTGTCCTGGAATTCCTAGAGGCTTTGATTGCATTTGATAGTAAGTTGTTCCTTAGTCTTTTTGCCGATTTAAACAGTCTTTGcgcttaacttttttttttactacaggTGAGGTTACAAAATCTGGTAGcccaaacaaaattttaacagCCCAAAtcaagaacaataaaaacaactcgacaaaaattatttttttttttagtaatgcATTGAAAGTTAGCACTACACTACAAGAGCTCGAACTCTCTTTCAACTTCTAGCTCTGTCAATTCATTGTCAGATTCTTCAGAATCCTCGTAGTCATACTCTTCTTCCACTTCTTCATCATCACTTTCAtcctataaataaaaaaacaaaggcTGTCAACTTTTTCTGAAGAGTAAGTTAATCTCTAAACAATATGTAAAACGTAAGAAAGGTAAAAGATGAATACCTCCTCTCCTGAATTTTCTGATGGGGTGACTACTCCAGCATCACTATGATCAGGAATCATACCAGTTTCCGACGTTTTCCTTCTTCTTGCACCAGGTGCAGTACATCAGGCCATCTACGAAATCTAGCCATGGCCGGTCTTGCTAAGCTCGCTGAAATTTCCGTTGACACTTTTCTTTATACCTCTTCTTCGCCCTAaccttttctttttctgttaGAGCGGTCCttttgatggtttttttttacccgGGATAGCACCTTCCTTATATTTTGCCCATAGGGCATGCATAATATTTGGTAGCCCAATCCCGTTTTTTACTAGCCTCGGTCATCGGGCTACCGCTTTATTTCGAAGACTGTTTAAAAACGTAGTTGGTGACTCTGAATCCTTGATTAAGGAAGCAGGAACCTAGTGTCATGTCCATGTATTGTTAAATTAGCTTCCCTGGGTAGAAAGTAAGTTTGTGATGTTATCTTAATAAGCATGGTTTCCTTTGCTTTCCGTCTGCTCATCTCTTGTACCGTTTCTAATTTAGAAATTATAAGTTTTTCTGTTATTGCTCCATATGATAGAACATACTTCAATATCGGTCGTACTATGGTTATGTAGAACTGCATCTTGATGGTTAATGGACATGTTCAATTGTAATGCCTAAGAATGCATTGATTGTTCTAATATGCTGATTCTATGACAAGTTGCTGCTGATGTTAAGGCCTAGGTACTTTGAATAGACTTTATTGTGAGTAAGTTCTTTCGATGGATTGTGTAGTTTCTGATCATAGGTTTCCTTTTGTTGGTCACACGAAGCATTTCACACTTATTTGGGTGGAATGACATTAACCATTCATCTTACCCTAATTGGAGTCTGTTGAGGTCTTGTTGGATGTGATTGGTATCTTCATAATTACtctgatcattttttaaagtagaCAGTCATCAGCGAAAAGTCGGGCTTAGATAATCTTTGGTAGGTCAGTAAAGTTTATTAGAGAGAGAAGCAGGCACAACATCGTCCCCTGTGGTACCCCTGATGTTACATCTGCTGTTCTTGATTTCTTTCCTACACGATACTGTGCCGTTGTATTAACATACATTTCTTAGGACAAGTTTATTGTTGTATATCATTTGGAATAAAAATAACTCGATAAAAATTGACATAGCTAAAGGTACTGTGCatgcaagctcacaaatgataccaCCGATGAGAAAATATAATAACtgttttttgaaaagaaatagataaaccatttttttttcagtgacaTTGAACTAACCTAAATAACCAAAGCTCAAGGTCAGAACATATTTTCAGGTCCAAGGCAATCTGTGTTTCAAGTTTTCGTTTCTAATCATTTTCAATTACAAGATTTCTTTCAGTGACGTTGAActgtaaaaatcatgacacaTGTGCATGagtaaaaatcatgacacaccctcaggtacCAATCCTTGTGTGAAGTTGAACGTCCAATGTTTCTCTATACGAAAAATATAGAccacacaaataaaataaaacaatctgTGCAGGAGAGCAGGGAAGATTGCCTGAAAACACTTTCCAGTGCAGCAGAGGAAATTCCAGCTagttaaaacaataaattaacttttatgaaACGAGTACATGAGAGAATAGATGTATGCATATTCctgaaatttatataattttatatacttgTTTGATAAGTTAAGTAGCATAGATCCTAAAACAACTTAAAGTGACACCACTACCTTTGGAAGTGGCAGCGAT is part of the Crassostrea angulata isolate pt1a10 chromosome 3, ASM2561291v2, whole genome shotgun sequence genome and encodes:
- the LOC128175336 gene encoding mannan endo-1,4-beta-mannosidase-like is translated as MWWIVFIGLFLLADLGSGARLGIHGTNFTYDGNRVFLAGINKAWEHYAYDFGNGQYNGVKARYEHVFQQLQAAGANSIRIWIHIEGESSPKFDSNGHVTGTDNGGTLINDMRDMLRAAQQHNIFVFPTLWNGALNQNYHYRLNGLIQDTSKLNSYIDRALKPMVLALKDMPSLGGWDLMNEPEGELIPNLTSTDPCLDTRHLLNSGAGWAGKLYTPQELLRFFNWQAAAIKEVDPHALVTVGAWNGKVNTDNFGFHNMYKDSCLVKAGGKALGTFSFYQIHSYAYNGYFGTESPFMHNFSAFGLNKPLVIGEFREKNGAGMTIDQLYDHAYNGGYAGGWGWSETDGNMDNMLQGLNHIRNYSGAHGTIHVQIHYNGTFNEVTDFF